One window of the Salvelinus fontinalis isolate EN_2023a chromosome 2, ASM2944872v1, whole genome shotgun sequence genome contains the following:
- the LOC129813853 gene encoding 5-hydroxytryptamine receptor 4-like: MATESHPPEHSVEEVANTEQVLNSLERIILTIFLTIIIIMTVLGNLLVMVALCKDRQLRKKKTNYFIVSLAFADLLVAVVVMPFAAIELTTSQWRYGEIFCLVRTSLDVLLTTASILHLCCIALDRYYAICCQPLVYRNKMTPLRVALMLGGCWVIPSFISFLPIMQSWHAIGIEDIIEQRKFSGNSNETNCVFVVNRPYALICSTVAFYVPLSLMVLAYQRIYVTAMGHVRQIGTLQRAGSAPYSAPPQHYLSSEQQGSSRMRIETKAAKTLAVIMGCFCLCWAPFFITNVVDPFIHYSVPWQMWTAWLWLGYINSGLNPFLYAFLNRAFRRAFLMILCCGDERYVRQGSYGPTRHYSGSVNGTSIALRLSFLPNGSYSDNSRRILSNELESQDSMGGLSIAQR; encoded by the exons ATGGCCACAGAATCACACCCACCTGAACA TTCAGTCGAGGAAGTGGCAAACACGGAGCAAGTGCTGAACTCGCTGGAGAGGATCATTCTCACTATCTtcctcaccatcatcatcatcatgactgtTCTGGGGAACCTGCTGGTGATGGTGGCGCTCTGCAAGGACAGACAGCTACG GAAAAAGAAGACCAATTACTTCATAGTGTCTTTGGCGTTTGCAGACCTCCTGGTTGCTGTGGTTGTCATGCCGTTTGCAGCCATTGAGTTGACCACAAGTCAGTGGCGGTACGGGGAGATATTCTGTCTGGTTCGGACCTCACTGGACGTGCTGCTGACCACTGCATCTATCCTACACCTGTGCTGCATAGCACTGGACAG GTACTACGCAATCTGCTGCCAACCGCTGGTGTACAGGAATAAAATGACGCCCTTGAGAGTGGCCCTGATGCTGGGAGGATGCTGGGTCATCCCCTCCTTCATCTCCTTCCTTCCCATCATGCAAAGTTGGCACGCCATCGGCATAGAGGACATT ATAGAGCAGAGGAAGTTTAGCGGCAACAGCAACGAGACCAACTGTGTATTCGTGGTGAACCGTCCGTATGCTCTCATCTGCTCCACCGTGGCCTTCTACGTTCCTCTGAGCCTCATGGTCCTGGCCTACCAGCGCATCTACGTCACCGCCATGGGCCACGTGCGGCAGATTGGCACGCTGCAGCGGGCAGGCTCCGCCCCCTACTCGGCGCCCCCCCAGCACTACCTCAGCTCCGAGCAGCAGGGCTCCAGTCGCATGCGCATAGAGACCAAAGCTGCCAAGACCCTGGCTGTCATCATGGGCTGCTTCTGTCTCTGCTGGGCCCCCTTCTTCATCACCAATGTGGTGGACCCCTTCATCCACTACAGTGTGCCCTGGCAGATGTGGACCGCCTGGCTGTGGCTTGGCTATATTAACTCTGGCCTTAACCCCTTTCTCTACGCCTTCCTGAACCGGGCCTTCAGACGGGCCTTCCTCATGATACTGTGTTGTGGTGATGAGAGATACGTACGCCAGGGGAGCTATGGCCCCACCAGACACTACTCTGGATCTGTCAACGGGACCTCCATCGCGCTCAG